A region from the Candidatus Electrothrix scaldis genome encodes:
- a CDS encoding response regulator, producing the protein MSQSPTLQPESSSLRISRFNKKILFNTFLFSFLLIGILPYSIVAWKMLRNVEDQLSGSLNNEFSLLARQITSQIDQANSLTWQAGSEQISKILAENVDSMERNALLNTYFQQSEDMLALVVRGEDVPLYLLRNEELALLSAADSDGVKRLLTESCATGHPGKTVACDPVFLKSEQRAEIFLPIDMSLVGPTGKEIQARCIFRISPALAKIGQEATKFGIENHSTEVYITDAQGTILYADSVAPFPIASPLPYPLTQDVAASLGHTSLGRVAKLDSFDYSGTRYVGNYYVAESIDFAAVLVSREDTVYALVRDSQHDIMIHIGVSLVLSVVFSVLLAWFFSRFIIRAEKAWCEAKEAAEEASKAKAGFLAFMSHEIRTPMNGIIGISEILLDTKLNKEQHNFASIIHASGNSLIRLVNDILDFSKIEAGKMELENRPFLLHKSVEKVLTLMSPKAGAKGIELIADIDPQLPCRILGDSARIEQILLNLVGNSLKFTEKGEVEVAARMDESRTLLTWSVRDTGIGIAEENIKKLFRSFSQAESSTSRKYGGTGLGLSICAQLTELMGGHISVESKLGEGACFSFTVPLQIAEKQPATWMDLPVPEFSGQHMLLLICNAALEGTVDRPLQFLGLHTLSVSVERFATAELAPQTDMLLVDDTALYRLDISGRERLKQLISTLSRPPILLTYPIHSLEYDVFMPEGMEPLVINKPLTMRALMLALANGQTREEAVVPCQEEKRPDVTVASREKTALHVLVADDNRGNQMLIRTFLKKFHLVADFAENGEDALQQVRETQYDLVFMDLNMPVMDGLEATRRIRTEIAADRQPWVVAITAAVAAEDRQSCHEAGMNDFLEKPFAMAAFQRVLETVRENNTTGSVFCHEKKKTEVVAPGKPDESVESIELDKSEAPVEAVESDSVASKELRVLAADDNMGNQVLIRTFLKKFGLTVDIVKNGEEALQKMHEASYDLIFMDVNMPVMDGLEATQRIRAEIAADRQPWIVALTANVAEEDRQRCLDAGMNDFLEKPFAMADFQRVLDAVGERL; encoded by the coding sequence ATGTCCCAAAGTCCTACCCTACAGCCTGAGTCCTCTTCTTTACGGATCTCCCGTTTTAATAAGAAAATTCTCTTTAATACCTTCCTCTTTTCCTTCCTGCTCATCGGCATACTCCCCTACAGCATTGTGGCCTGGAAAATGCTGCGTAATGTGGAGGATCAGCTGTCCGGCTCACTCAATAATGAATTTTCTCTGCTTGCCCGCCAGATTACCTCGCAGATTGACCAGGCAAATAGCCTGACATGGCAGGCAGGTAGCGAGCAGATCAGCAAGATTCTCGCGGAAAATGTGGATTCAATGGAGCGTAATGCCCTGCTGAATACCTATTTTCAACAGTCAGAAGATATGCTGGCCTTGGTGGTCCGTGGCGAGGATGTGCCTTTGTATCTCCTGCGGAATGAAGAACTCGCCCTGCTTTCAGCGGCTGATTCTGATGGGGTCAAGAGGCTATTGACTGAATCCTGCGCTACCGGTCATCCGGGAAAAACGGTGGCTTGTGATCCGGTTTTTCTAAAGAGCGAGCAGAGGGCAGAAATTTTTCTTCCCATAGATATGTCGCTTGTTGGGCCGACTGGAAAAGAGATACAGGCACGCTGCATTTTTCGGATATCTCCTGCCTTAGCCAAGATAGGTCAGGAAGCTACCAAGTTCGGCATAGAAAATCATTCCACAGAAGTCTATATTACGGATGCGCAGGGGACCATCTTGTATGCAGATTCAGTAGCCCCTTTTCCCATCGCAAGCCCCTTGCCCTACCCCCTGACGCAGGATGTTGCCGCCAGCCTGGGCCATACGAGTTTGGGCAGGGTGGCAAAACTGGACAGCTTTGACTATAGCGGAACGCGCTATGTCGGGAATTATTATGTTGCGGAGTCAATCGATTTTGCAGCCGTGCTGGTCAGCCGGGAGGATACAGTTTATGCCCTGGTCCGGGACTCCCAGCATGATATCATGATCCACATCGGGGTGTCTCTGGTGCTCAGTGTTGTTTTTTCCGTGCTTCTGGCCTGGTTTTTCTCCCGTTTTATTATCCGGGCGGAAAAGGCCTGGTGCGAGGCCAAGGAAGCGGCGGAAGAGGCATCAAAAGCCAAAGCAGGATTTCTTGCCTTTATGAGCCATGAAATCCGCACCCCTATGAACGGTATTATCGGTATATCCGAGATTCTGTTGGATACCAAGCTGAATAAGGAACAACATAATTTCGCCTCGATTATTCATGCCAGCGGCAACAGCCTGATTCGTCTGGTGAATGATATCCTGGATTTCAGTAAGATCGAGGCCGGGAAGATGGAACTGGAGAACCGGCCCTTTCTGTTGCATAAGAGCGTGGAAAAGGTCCTGACCCTGATGAGTCCCAAGGCCGGGGCCAAGGGCATTGAGCTGATTGCCGACATAGACCCGCAACTGCCCTGCCGGATTCTCGGTGACTCGGCCCGTATTGAGCAGATTTTGCTTAATCTGGTGGGGAATAGCCTGAAATTCACGGAAAAAGGCGAGGTGGAGGTTGCGGCGCGAATGGATGAAAGCAGAACCCTGCTGACCTGGAGCGTCCGGGATACCGGCATCGGGATTGCTGAGGAAAATATCAAAAAGCTCTTTCGTTCTTTTTCGCAGGCAGAATCTTCGACCAGTCGTAAATACGGGGGCACCGGTCTGGGCCTGAGTATCTGTGCGCAACTGACCGAGCTCATGGGAGGGCACATCTCGGTGGAGAGTAAGCTCGGAGAAGGGGCCTGCTTCTCCTTTACAGTCCCCTTACAGATTGCAGAAAAACAGCCTGCAACCTGGATGGATTTGCCTGTTCCTGAATTTTCCGGGCAGCATATGCTCCTGCTCATCTGTAATGCAGCTTTGGAAGGAACTGTAGACAGACCCTTACAATTTCTCGGGCTGCATACCCTGTCTGTTTCAGTTGAACGCTTTGCCACAGCAGAGTTGGCCCCGCAAACCGATATGCTCTTGGTTGATGATACGGCCCTGTATCGTTTGGATATTTCTGGGCGGGAACGCCTAAAACAGCTCATCAGTACCTTGTCCAGGCCGCCCATCCTTTTAACCTATCCTATTCATTCTCTGGAATATGACGTGTTTATGCCGGAGGGAATGGAACCACTGGTCATCAATAAACCGCTGACCATGAGAGCGCTTATGCTGGCCTTAGCCAATGGACAGACTCGGGAGGAAGCTGTTGTTCCCTGTCAGGAAGAAAAGAGGCCTGACGTTACTGTTGCTTCTCGCGAGAAAACAGCCTTGCATGTTCTGGTTGCGGATGATAACCGGGGCAATCAGATGCTTATCCGTACCTTTCTTAAAAAATTTCATCTGGTAGCGGATTTTGCTGAGAACGGGGAAGATGCCTTGCAACAGGTCCGGGAAACACAGTATGATCTCGTGTTTATGGATCTGAACATGCCGGTCATGGATGGGCTGGAGGCCACCCGGCGCATCCGGACGGAAATTGCTGCGGACCGCCAGCCGTGGGTTGTTGCTATTACCGCCGCTGTGGCAGCAGAAGATCGACAGAGTTGCCATGAGGCTGGCATGAATGATTTTCTGGAAAAGCCCTTTGCTATGGCGGCTTTTCAACGGGTGCTGGAGACTGTGCGGGAAAATAACACAACGGGATCTGTGTTCTGTCATGAAAAGAAAAAAACAGAAGTTGTTGCGCCGGGCAAGCCAGACGAATCGGTCGAGTCAATAGAGCTGGACAAATCGGAAGCCCCTGTTGAAGCAGTAGAAAGCGATTCTGTTGCGTCAAAGGAACTTCGGGTGTTGGCGGCAGATGATAATATGGGCAATCAGGTGCTGATTCGTACTTTTCTTAAGAAATTTGGTCTCACTGTGGACATTGTCAAGAATGGCGAGGAGGCCTTGCAGAAGATGCATGAGGCTTCTTATGATCTGATTTTTATGGATGTGAATATGCCGGTGATGGATGGACTGGAAGCAACTCAACGCATCCGGGCGGAAATTGCTGCGGACCGCCAGCCGTGGATTGTCGCTCTGACGGCCAATGTTGCGGAGGAGGATCGGCAGCGTTGCCTTGATGCGGGTATGAATGATTTCCTGGAAAAGCCCTTTGCGATGGCGGATTTTCAGCGAGTGCTGGATGCGGTGGGGGAACGCCTGTGA
- a CDS encoding alpha-amylase family glycosyl hydrolase, with translation MNTFHILTQQSAPRLWVWRDRKAGDNHELAYNAQDKGKGNNGFRVFTTNLDHQIHQPAHVRLYTGDWAWKDHPKNIPRTKEFRFPEDLWMSEDAARVVSENPFTGDAVQKVTIHLITAKKYRDGQLYIWLPGKEGRTVQATGEDNVGPFYEVELQEDEQHMFLFKFIDRQGHYEPDYANRLWVAQDGNEIWVHSQASAISSEEPKKKPLIIHARQFNISAPLHIHLWQEDSDFATTLANGIVDAKGWVRFEYPVYTGRPYRFMFYNPDLERAWENKEARRTVLLTEDGTAWAIHGDGSTSELGQEGAWALEGDNALYGNLPRREKEISLEVVDKAPDMPQEEPLTLKIWINRARAPLYTGLQADEDGCFRFSTYPGIVTSFRFSAGEQVEPIERHFLKATDDSTHRYVVLGRADVLPVRPQSDLFLNPPFPIERPGAWLVDDKVRFAVHCPSAACLEVIGEWTNWEQEPLPMRSTRDGAYWWAEISRDELTNGDTSPLHGMLYKFRLNQIYNVQDPAADWVENSDPERASKLVDHQLFSWTSDTWQRPGWEYLNIYQLHPSLFSKRAELHGLDATTRELNDPAGYLRKVKATALLLMPTCEFAGDHSWGYNPSFFYSVESAYGGPDALKRLVDAAHQQGKAVLLDVVFNHASASDNPLWTVAGSSFFDGDTDWGAMLNFDHPQVIHFFERNMAHFMQNYRIDGFRFDFTRVIYMGNQWTYHVRRPGSGGGWEFLQRLRQVAHNIDNRCLLMAENLPNDWNLTHPGGPMDTQWCDDFHDCLVDACRGWDVMGRLANAMKISHTACERWHEATIYAESHDEVGNEPYRISNVAGYGQGMRRSKVAAAATLLGRGVPLSFMGAEVGEWRQFPKDENRALDLDQYEQDTTARHMRNWWNQLAEIRRGNTRLEGPSSLRVTFAQEGILAFTRGEGNDLFILLNFSPWAGWRSLNNLNLPDGNYKELLNSTWGAYRVEGEDEHANGGWEAHIYRGDNRHLHIPDYGVIVLERR, from the coding sequence ATGAACACATTCCATATATTGACCCAACAATCAGCCCCACGTCTATGGGTATGGCGTGATCGCAAGGCAGGAGACAACCACGAGTTGGCTTATAATGCCCAGGATAAGGGAAAAGGAAATAATGGATTCCGAGTTTTTACGACCAATCTTGACCACCAAATCCACCAGCCAGCCCACGTGCGGCTCTATACCGGGGACTGGGCTTGGAAGGATCACCCGAAGAATATCCCCCGTACCAAGGAATTTCGTTTTCCCGAAGACCTCTGGATGTCTGAAGATGCGGCGCGGGTGGTATCAGAGAATCCCTTTACAGGTGATGCCGTACAGAAAGTGACCATCCATCTTATCACGGCAAAAAAATATCGCGATGGGCAGCTGTACATCTGGCTTCCAGGAAAGGAAGGGCGCACTGTCCAGGCTACCGGGGAAGATAACGTTGGTCCATTCTACGAGGTTGAGCTGCAAGAAGATGAGCAGCATATGTTCCTCTTCAAGTTCATTGACCGGCAAGGCCATTACGAGCCAGATTACGCCAACCGTCTTTGGGTGGCCCAGGATGGGAATGAAATCTGGGTACACAGTCAGGCCTCAGCAATCAGTTCGGAAGAACCGAAGAAAAAGCCCCTGATTATTCATGCCCGCCAATTCAATATCTCCGCCCCCCTGCATATCCATCTCTGGCAGGAGGACTCTGATTTCGCCACCACGCTTGCAAACGGCATAGTGGATGCAAAAGGTTGGGTTCGCTTTGAGTATCCTGTCTATACCGGACGTCCCTACCGTTTCATGTTCTACAATCCTGACTTAGAGAGAGCCTGGGAGAATAAGGAGGCACGTCGGACAGTCCTTCTGACCGAAGACGGCACAGCCTGGGCTATCCATGGTGACGGCAGCACCAGTGAACTCGGCCAGGAAGGTGCCTGGGCTCTGGAGGGAGATAATGCCCTCTATGGTAACCTCCCCCGCAGGGAAAAAGAGATCTCTCTTGAGGTTGTGGATAAGGCCCCTGATATGCCACAGGAAGAGCCCTTGACCCTGAAAATCTGGATCAACCGGGCTCGCGCCCCTCTCTATACCGGCCTTCAGGCAGATGAGGACGGCTGCTTCCGCTTCTCCACCTATCCCGGCATCGTGACATCCTTTCGTTTCTCAGCAGGAGAACAGGTCGAGCCCATAGAACGCCATTTCCTCAAGGCGACAGACGATAGCACCCATCGCTACGTCGTTCTGGGGCGGGCTGATGTACTGCCTGTGCGACCTCAATCCGACCTTTTCCTTAACCCACCCTTCCCCATTGAACGGCCTGGGGCATGGCTTGTTGATGATAAGGTACGCTTTGCTGTCCATTGCCCCAGTGCTGCCTGCCTTGAGGTCATAGGAGAATGGACCAACTGGGAGCAGGAGCCCTTGCCCATGCGCTCAACCCGTGACGGTGCCTATTGGTGGGCGGAAATTTCGCGGGACGAGCTCACCAATGGAGACACCAGTCCACTACATGGCATGCTTTATAAATTTCGCCTCAATCAAATATATAACGTGCAAGACCCGGCAGCAGACTGGGTGGAAAACTCTGACCCGGAACGGGCCTCGAAACTCGTGGACCATCAGCTCTTTTCCTGGACAAGTGACACCTGGCAACGACCGGGCTGGGAGTATCTCAACATCTACCAACTCCATCCCTCACTGTTCAGCAAACGTGCCGAACTTCATGGACTTGATGCTACAACCCGTGAACTGAATGATCCAGCTGGCTACCTCCGCAAGGTCAAAGCCACGGCCCTGCTCCTGATGCCCACCTGCGAATTTGCCGGAGATCATAGCTGGGGCTATAACCCCTCCTTCTTCTACTCCGTGGAATCCGCCTATGGGGGGCCGGATGCCCTTAAACGACTGGTGGACGCTGCACATCAACAAGGCAAAGCAGTCCTGCTGGATGTCGTGTTTAATCATGCCAGCGCTTCGGATAATCCTCTCTGGACAGTAGCTGGATCAAGCTTCTTTGATGGTGACACCGACTGGGGCGCCATGCTCAATTTTGATCACCCCCAGGTCATCCATTTCTTTGAGCGGAACATGGCCCATTTCATGCAAAACTACCGGATTGACGGCTTCCGCTTTGACTTTACCAGGGTTATATATATGGGTAATCAATGGACCTACCATGTTCGGCGACCGGGCTCAGGCGGAGGTTGGGAATTCCTGCAGCGACTGCGGCAGGTCGCTCATAATATCGATAATCGCTGCTTGCTTATGGCGGAAAATCTCCCCAATGATTGGAATCTCACCCATCCAGGAGGTCCTATGGACACTCAATGGTGCGATGATTTTCACGATTGCCTTGTTGATGCCTGCCGGGGCTGGGATGTCATGGGCAGGCTGGCTAATGCCATGAAAATCTCCCACACTGCCTGTGAGCGCTGGCACGAAGCAACCATATACGCGGAAAGTCACGATGAGGTGGGCAATGAACCGTACCGCATAAGTAATGTGGCTGGCTATGGGCAGGGAATGCGCAGGAGCAAGGTGGCAGCGGCAGCAACATTACTTGGCCGGGGGGTTCCGCTCTCTTTTATGGGGGCAGAGGTGGGAGAGTGGCGGCAGTTTCCCAAAGACGAAAATCGGGCCCTGGATCTTGATCAGTATGAACAGGACACAACGGCCCGCCATATGCGTAATTGGTGGAATCAACTTGCGGAAATCCGCCGAGGCAATACCCGCCTAGAAGGTCCCTCATCACTTCGGGTTACCTTTGCCCAGGAAGGCATACTGGCCTTTACCCGTGGCGAGGGAAACGATCTTTTTATTCTGCTCAACTTCAGTCCCTGGGCAGGATGGCGCTCTCTCAATAACCTGAATCTGCCTGACGGTAACTATAAAGAGCTGCTGAACTCAACCTGGGGGGCATACAGGGTTGAGGGCGAAGATGAACACGCCAATGGCGGCTGGGAGGCTCATATTTATCGAGGAGATAATCGCCATCTTCATATCCCAGATTACGGGGTGATAGTACTAGAGAGGCGCTGA
- a CDS encoding FecR domain-containing protein, with protein MCYRFILDRKIFPGSRPLLFLLFSVLCIFFSGASLFAASSPEEAHATIGVDGSLRQISEHLLGDKDAWPVILRCNGIPHLDAAPPGTTLRVPVGLYKKLSLHLERIASFINQANSVGAALLAKDDITEAEQLRDQALRLRLEARLQDAVEQAALAESKAQVALDKARNGQNQATAAWLEWKSGTVENRQPEAARWQKTKLQQRFEERERVRTLADSRGRIKFSDQSQISLDKHALVVIGSMEKNVIRSSYSNSVFMIKGDIQFHLASISQQKRFKVKLPNITTDIRSLDFLTSLDEENVARIANYDGEIDISAGGGQVTVKKNQGTKIVPGQKPTKPKELLPPPTMLTPKPEQKFYGAQVLFTWEPVSRARRYQIELSNTSSFSMLLAADKISGQRFQWQAPSGGVYFFRIKTIDQDGCPGPFADPLVFSVDPDTEPPFLAIHSPRQDIQTRDKEIEVRGEVERNALLRINGQEVSSDDAGRFSYMFSLSGGSNVLHAKAVDAAGNISSVERTVTRQQDNQLLRLDNPGEIISKTEEVAIFGWLLPGSHLFVNRTPVQARGDFTYLLQLSEGEHEIQVEALGQDGQEERKNLHVLIDLHPPEIKIGKIKQAQVGGQVIVKGSVSEEGDVTLNEKPVKLTELKFEERVLLREGNNELRLDVQDSAGNRNSWKKKVFRDSLPPEILKHEVSPRTTRGGEVVQLTVQAKDEGVGLARTGSFTLEVNGTPLKGVLNRSSEDSRMYTGNVFVLPGVSGAVLVREIRVQDLLGNLAEYRAKKKEK; from the coding sequence ATGTGTTACCGGTTTATCTTGGATCGCAAGATTTTTCCCGGAAGCAGGCCCCTTCTCTTTCTGCTCTTCTCTGTGCTTTGCATTTTTTTTTCAGGCGCTTCTTTGTTTGCGGCCTCCTCTCCTGAGGAAGCCCACGCTACAATTGGTGTTGATGGCTCCCTGCGCCAGATCAGTGAACATCTACTCGGCGATAAGGATGCCTGGCCGGTTATCCTCCGCTGCAACGGCATCCCTCATCTTGATGCTGCTCCTCCTGGCACGACCCTGCGTGTCCCTGTAGGCCTCTATAAGAAACTTAGTCTGCATCTTGAGCGTATCGCCTCATTTATCAACCAGGCTAACAGCGTGGGAGCTGCTCTGCTGGCTAAGGATGATATTACTGAAGCAGAGCAGTTGCGCGACCAGGCCTTGCGCCTCAGGCTGGAGGCCCGTTTGCAGGATGCCGTCGAACAGGCTGCTCTGGCAGAAAGTAAGGCTCAGGTAGCCTTGGACAAAGCGAGAAACGGTCAGAACCAGGCTACAGCAGCATGGCTGGAGTGGAAATCCGGCACGGTGGAGAATCGCCAACCAGAGGCCGCACGTTGGCAGAAGACCAAGCTGCAACAACGCTTTGAGGAGCGGGAGCGGGTTCGCACCCTGGCAGATTCACGAGGCAGAATTAAGTTCAGTGATCAGAGCCAGATATCCCTGGACAAACATGCGCTGGTTGTTATCGGCAGCATGGAAAAAAACGTCATCCGCTCCTCCTACAGCAACAGTGTGTTCATGATCAAGGGAGATATCCAGTTTCACCTCGCCTCCATTAGTCAGCAAAAGCGGTTTAAGGTCAAACTACCTAACATCACCACGGATATCCGTTCGCTCGATTTTCTCACTTCCCTTGATGAGGAAAACGTGGCCAGAATTGCCAACTATGACGGTGAAATAGATATCAGTGCTGGCGGCGGTCAAGTCACGGTGAAGAAGAATCAGGGGACCAAGATTGTTCCAGGGCAAAAGCCGACCAAACCAAAAGAGCTCCTCCCCCCTCCCACCATGCTGACTCCGAAACCAGAACAGAAGTTCTATGGAGCGCAGGTCCTTTTTACCTGGGAGCCGGTAAGCAGGGCTCGGCGGTATCAGATTGAACTCAGCAATACATCCAGCTTCAGCATGCTGCTTGCTGCGGATAAAATTTCTGGTCAGCGTTTTCAATGGCAGGCTCCTTCTGGCGGGGTATATTTTTTTCGGATTAAAACCATTGATCAGGATGGTTGCCCTGGTCCCTTTGCCGATCCTCTGGTTTTTTCTGTTGATCCAGATACAGAGCCGCCTTTTCTCGCCATACACTCGCCTCGCCAGGACATCCAGACGAGAGACAAAGAGATTGAAGTACGGGGTGAAGTGGAAAGAAATGCTCTGCTGCGGATTAATGGTCAGGAGGTCAGTTCGGATGATGCCGGGCGTTTCAGCTACATGTTTTCCCTCAGTGGGGGAAGTAATGTTCTTCATGCAAAGGCTGTTGATGCCGCAGGCAATATAAGTTCGGTAGAGCGGACCGTGACCCGGCAACAGGACAACCAGCTCCTTCGGCTTGATAATCCAGGGGAGATCATCAGCAAAACAGAGGAGGTGGCGATTTTCGGCTGGCTTTTACCGGGGTCCCACCTTTTTGTTAACAGAACACCGGTGCAGGCGCGTGGCGATTTTACCTACCTCTTGCAGCTCAGCGAGGGGGAACATGAGATACAAGTTGAAGCTCTTGGGCAGGATGGGCAAGAGGAAAGAAAAAACCTCCATGTGCTTATTGACCTGCATCCTCCTGAAATTAAGATTGGAAAAATAAAGCAGGCCCAGGTTGGTGGGCAGGTCATTGTGAAAGGGTCTGTTTCTGAAGAAGGGGATGTTACTCTGAATGAGAAGCCAGTGAAATTGACAGAGCTGAAGTTCGAAGAGAGGGTTTTGTTGAGAGAAGGGAATAACGAGTTGCGGCTTGATGTCCAGGATTCGGCAGGCAATAGGAACTCCTGGAAAAAGAAGGTTTTTCGTGATTCTCTCCCCCCGGAAATACTCAAACATGAGGTGTCACCGCGCACAACCAGGGGCGGTGAGGTGGTGCAGCTCACGGTTCAGGCCAAGGATGAAGGGGTAGGCCTGGCGCGGACAGGCTCTTTCACCCTTGAGGTCAACGGAACGCCCTTGAAGGGAGTCCTGAATCGCAGCAGTGAAGACAGCAGGATGTACACCGGTAATGTCTTTGTGCTACCCGGAGTATCAGGGGCGGTGCTGGTGCGGGAAATCCGGGTTCAGGACCTGCTTGGCAATCTTGCAGAGTATAGAGCGAAGAAGAAGGAAAAATAA
- a CDS encoding rhomboid family intramembrane serine protease — MSESIQSNKAEFTFTDYGQGGDISEEYTFPWITWGIILFCTMLWSYLHLGKDWPLHLEVMHAVAPEGFRIWTGAVWGLVTTAFVHFDIWHILFNMWLAESFGRIFEPNMGRKHYLLFILSAAFVSSGMQLFLSGQPGIGFSGVLYAMFGYALVVRRVYLQYQVIVDKSTSQFLIGWFILCLLLTSFNIMEITNEAHVAGLAFGICVGQLYISRVYVKTSRIVLVGMVAMTILSTTYLPWSDRWRARNATLEIVDLEERAEAGIAEAQYLYSDVLMRCGEGRAEGILWLTKAADQKYLPAMNRLVRILATDQDPAFRNAEQAVEWGLELCEKDRWRNMEYVDTLAAAYAEAERWDVAIALQKRALERLGDENTLATASFQEHLQKYQRHEKVRE, encoded by the coding sequence ATGTCTGAGTCTATACAGTCCAACAAGGCAGAATTTACTTTCACAGATTATGGGCAGGGAGGAGATATCTCCGAGGAGTATACATTCCCCTGGATAACCTGGGGTATCATTCTTTTCTGCACCATGCTCTGGTCCTACCTGCATTTGGGGAAGGACTGGCCTTTACACTTAGAGGTTATGCATGCTGTCGCCCCGGAAGGCTTCCGTATATGGACCGGTGCGGTATGGGGACTTGTGACGACGGCCTTTGTGCATTTTGATATTTGGCATATCCTGTTCAATATGTGGCTGGCAGAGAGCTTCGGGCGCATATTTGAACCGAACATGGGACGCAAGCATTATCTGCTCTTCATTCTGAGTGCTGCTTTTGTCAGCTCTGGTATGCAGCTGTTTTTATCTGGGCAGCCAGGTATTGGTTTTTCTGGCGTCCTCTATGCGATGTTCGGGTATGCCTTAGTTGTTCGGAGGGTATATCTTCAGTATCAGGTGATCGTTGATAAAAGCACCTCTCAGTTTCTGATAGGATGGTTTATTCTCTGCCTGCTTCTGACATCCTTTAATATAATGGAAATTACCAATGAAGCCCATGTCGCAGGACTTGCCTTTGGGATTTGTGTGGGGCAGCTTTATATTTCCCGTGTCTATGTTAAGACATCGCGTATTGTTCTTGTGGGGATGGTCGCGATGACCATTCTTTCTACGACCTACCTCCCCTGGTCTGATCGTTGGCGCGCCCGAAACGCAACTCTTGAGATTGTCGACTTGGAAGAAAGGGCCGAAGCTGGCATCGCTGAGGCGCAGTATCTCTACAGTGATGTGCTGATGCGGTGCGGGGAGGGGAGGGCAGAGGGCATATTATGGTTAACAAAGGCAGCTGACCAGAAGTATCTTCCTGCCATGAATAGACTGGTCCGGATATTGGCAACTGATCAAGACCCTGCGTTTCGTAATGCTGAGCAGGCCGTTGAATGGGGGTTAGAGCTCTGTGAAAAAGATCGGTGGAGAAATATGGAGTACGTCGATACCTTGGCTGCTGCCTATGCGGAAGCGGAAAGATGGGATGTGGCGATTGCCCTTCAGAAACGAGCTCTTGAAAGACTGGGTGATGAGAATACCTTGGCAACGGCTTCTTTTCAGGAACATCTCCAGAAGTATCAGCGGCATGAAAAGGTGAGGGAATAG
- a CDS encoding DUF1704 domain-containing protein, with protein MNLEHIKNIEKEWESIDSSYRITPYNAPINREEEKKKVLRAYQCGGHYNPQFTYLSPPEYPVDRLRSFMSKLRPEFSSLEEVYYEKVRNALLQIETIQNHNPNYITGLSCLSFGLPDTDLIESAFKIFGNKTAGENREPLEFSSNDAVIFLQNVLKKMGLKSWQAISFSPMSAKVSVNRIDKQIKVQDGAEFSKSEVVRLVVHEIGVHVLRYENGAKQPIRLFRNSFPQYIGTEEGLAVFCEEKAGLLAPETLRKYSGRAIATHLSLTNNFYDVFFCLADELGAELAFDITARVKRGFTDTSRHGAHTKDMLYLQGYLSVKKHLEKKPDDYELLFIGKFGLQHIGLVRDLLKQEVISPAQLLPSDLPNN; from the coding sequence ATGAATTTAGAACATATAAAAAATATTGAGAAAGAATGGGAGAGTATTGACTCAAGCTACCGTATCACTCCATACAATGCTCCAATTAATAGAGAGGAGGAGAAAAAAAAAGTTCTTCGAGCTTACCAGTGTGGAGGTCATTACAATCCTCAATTCACTTATCTTTCTCCCCCCGAATATCCAGTTGATCGATTAAGATCTTTTATGAGCAAGCTGAGGCCAGAATTTTCTTCTCTTGAAGAGGTGTATTACGAAAAAGTAAGAAATGCTCTATTGCAAATAGAAACAATTCAAAATCACAATCCAAATTACATTACTGGATTATCTTGTTTATCATTTGGGCTACCTGATACAGATCTTATAGAATCGGCTTTTAAAATTTTTGGCAATAAAACAGCAGGGGAGAATCGAGAACCTTTAGAGTTCTCTAGCAACGATGCTGTTATATTTTTGCAAAATGTCCTTAAAAAAATGGGCTTGAAAAGTTGGCAAGCTATTTCTTTTTCTCCGATGAGCGCAAAAGTATCTGTTAATCGGATAGATAAGCAGATTAAGGTTCAAGATGGCGCAGAATTTTCAAAATCAGAAGTAGTCCGTTTAGTTGTTCATGAAATAGGGGTCCATGTTTTACGTTATGAGAATGGAGCTAAACAACCAATTAGACTATTCCGTAACAGTTTTCCTCAATATATCGGTACGGAAGAAGGGCTAGCTGTTTTTTGTGAAGAAAAGGCAGGTCTTTTAGCTCCTGAAACTTTACGTAAGTACAGTGGCAGAGCGATAGCTACTCATTTGTCGCTAACTAATAATTTTTATGATGTATTTTTCTGTCTTGCTGACGAATTGGGAGCAGAACTGGCATTTGATATTACCGCGCGGGTCAAACGAGGTTTCACTGACACCTCCCGGCATGGAGCCCATACAAAAGATATGTTGTATCTGCAGGGATATTTGAGCGTAAAAAAACATTTAGAAAAGAAGCCAGACGATTATGAATTGTTATTTATCGGGAAATTTGGTTTGCAGCATATTGGGCTTGTGCGTGATTTGCTCAAGCAAGAAGTCATATCTCCAGCTCAATTATTACCAAGTGATTTGCCCAATAATTAG